TCTACTTGATCTTTAATGGCTTGAGAAACTCTTGGGTGGCAGTGACCTAAGCTACAAGCAGAAACTCCAGCAACAAAATCTAAATGAGCATGACCATCTGTATCATATATATAACTGCCTTTAGCATGAGAGACTTCTAAGGCTAAAGGATGTGGTGTTGTTTGGGTTTGATGTTTGTAAAAGTCTTCTTTCATTGAGGATTAGTTAGACTTTTTAATAGCAGCTTTGCTAGTGCTATTTTTAGATGTAACAGCCTTCTTTTTAGGGACGGTTGTGTTTGTAGGTAAATTATTTACAGGGTCTGATGAGTTTTTACTGCGCTGTTCCTCTTCTGCATCGATATCAATAGGGTTTTCTATTCCTTGTATTACAACAAGTTTAATGTTATTGTCGTCTTCATCAAAAATATCTTCTTTGGTCATGATTCGCTCATCACCACGCCAAACCATACCCTTTAAAATTCTTAACTCTTCTTCTAAATCTTTCTCAGGAAAAATAGCGCCGTCAGGATCTACGTAAAACGTTAAATCTTCAACATCGTTTTCGTTGAAGGTGATATTAATTTTACTACAAATAGTTTTATTAATACCGATGAGTTCTTGATCATCATTATACATCCAATAGACGACTTCTGTATTCCCAATTAAATCGACTTCGTCTAAACTGTTTTCAATAAATTTGCCATATAAATCGATGCCCTTAGCTTGATTGTATCCTGTTTTTCCAATGGTATCAGAAGAGACAATAAACGCATTTTTTATTACTTTTAAAGAATCTAGTTTTTCTGTTTTTAAATCTGAAATCAAATGAATACTATCTCCTGTCATTTGATTTTCTCCATTCCAGATTACCGGATAATATTTTGGCCAATACACTTCTTTAGTGTCTTGGGGTATTTTTTTTCCAATAAGCTGTGTTAAGCCCGTAGCTTCTTCCACATGAATAGAATCTGCTTTACCACTTAAATCGGTTTTATAAAATTTAGCATTTTTAAACGCTCGCATAATACGTTGGTCTGGCTTTCCCGTAATCATAAGCGTATCGCCGTGAATATAAAGCGAATCCTTTTCTACTAAACTAATAGCGACAGCTCTTTTTGTTGCGAAAACGGAATCTTTAGCCTTAAAAACTTCAGCATAATGTGCACGTATAATTCCATTATTTACCGTATCTGTTATGGTGATGTTATTGGTGGCAGAGGCATATTCTTTTGCTTTGTTAAAGTATACACTGTCGCCAACTATGATTCTATTGTTGTAATCTATTCGAGTATTTTTAATTCCGTAACCGCTCTCTACTTTAGTATCATAAAAACCACGCTCACAATAAATCTTGTAGGTTTTACCAGTTACAGTAGAAGGCCCATACATATAGGCATTTTTAGAAGACGTATAGTAATCAAGTTGTTTTGAATCTACTTTGTATTCTGGATTATCAATATGAACACTATCTAGAAATTGATATTTTTTAGTTTCCATGTAATACCGACCTATCTGGCTGGTAAGCGTGTTGGTAGAATCTATTACGGTACCAAAATCTTTATAATATGCTTCTTGTTTTTCGCGATCAAAACGTAGGGTATCTGTTTCTAAGCGCATTCCTGGATTTTGTTCTAGAATAACATTTTGCCATGCTTTGGCAAGCTTTGTATTTCCGTCATAATCTACTTTCCCACTAGTCATTTGGACAGAATCTCCTTGTTGTAGCCGAATATTTCCCACTGCTTTCAATCGGTTTTCCTTCTGGTAGAATATAGCATAGTCACACCATAAATCTGCTCCTTGATGTTCAAACTGTACTTGCCTGTCATCCATACTAAAAATAGATGCGCCAGGTGCTTTAGCTTCATCTTTAGTAAAGGTTCCACCGTAAACGATGTTTATCTGTTTGTTTTCAACAGGTTTGTCTTGCTGTGCAAAACCAAGCGTTGAACTAATTAAGACTAATAATAAAACAAAGACTTTCTGCACTAGGTTTACAATTTTGCTCAAAAATAGGGATTTTTAATACAGGCAAAAGCCGATTAGCATAAATTTAGTATTATTGACGGATTATTAAAATTAATAACTAAAATAATAAAGACTGTTAATCAAAGTTCAATTGAAAAAAAAATGAAAGCAGTACTTCTAAAAGCTATTTATGATCATACAAATTTCTCTTCTGTTTTTTACGCTCTCGTTGCTTTTTTCTTCTTTTTGCTTTTGCTCAGAAAACTGAAGAAACCTTTTTGTATACTGATAGGGTTGTAAGAAAAGGGTATGTTAAACTCAGAAGAGTTCATTTTGTTAAATTTGAGACGTCGAAGAAAGCTAAGGCTGAAAAAATAGATTTTTCTAAATTAGAATCAATAGAAATTAAAAATGATGACGAAGCATTTGTTTATAAATACGTCCCCATAGTAGGTAAGATACCCTATTGGTGTTAGAAGAAATTGTAAAGGGTGCGGTAACACTATATAATCTAAATACCCAAGGATTTTCTTCTGGCTTTATTCCAGGGGGAATGGGTGGTGGTGCAATGTATATGGGACCAATACGATATGACATTAAAAATCTTTATGTATTACGAATAGGAGAAGAGAAAGCTACGCATTTAGGGCTAACCAATTGTTTACGAAAAACTTTAAAGCTGCTGCTTCAGATTTTTTAAAAAATGTACTTCTTTAGTAGCTAAAATTCAACATAGAGATTTTAATAAGAAACATATAAAAGAAATAGTACAGTACTACAATACAGAATGTAAACAACGGACTTAGAATAGGATTAACTATAAAAAAAAAGCCACTCGAAAGTGGCTTTTTAAATTTATCTGTGTATCGTTTGAGTCCTATCTGGACCAACGGAAACTATTTTTATGGGCACTTCTAATTCTTTCTCTAAAAAGTCAATATACTCATTTAATGCTTTAGGAAGTTGATCAGCAGAAGTCATTTTCGTTAAGTCTTCATTCCAACCATTCATTTCTTTATAAATAGGCGTAATATTTTCCGCTTCTATATTATATGGGAAATGGGTAATGATTTCTCCTTGGTAATTGTATGAAGTACATACTTTTAGTTTTTCAAAACCACTAAGTACATCACCTTTCATCATCATTAACTCGGTAACACCGTTAATTTGAACCGCATATTTTAAAGCAACAAGGTCTAACCATCCGCAACGTCTTGGTCTACCTGTTGTAGCGCCAAACTCATTACCAACTCTACCCATTGTCTCTCCGTCAGCATCAAATAAT
This genomic stretch from Cellulophaga algicola DSM 14237 harbors:
- a CDS encoding OstA-like protein, with product MSKIVNLVQKVFVLLLVLISSTLGFAQQDKPVENKQINIVYGGTFTKDEAKAPGASIFSMDDRQVQFEHQGADLWCDYAIFYQKENRLKAVGNIRLQQGDSVQMTSGKVDYDGNTKLAKAWQNVILEQNPGMRLETDTLRFDREKQEAYYKDFGTVIDSTNTLTSQIGRYYMETKKYQFLDSVHIDNPEYKVDSKQLDYYTSSKNAYMYGPSTVTGKTYKIYCERGFYDTKVESGYGIKNTRIDYNNRIIVGDSVYFNKAKEYASATNNITITDTVNNGIIRAHYAEVFKAKDSVFATKRAVAISLVEKDSLYIHGDTLMITGKPDQRIMRAFKNAKFYKTDLSGKADSIHVEEATGLTQLIGKKIPQDTKEVYWPKYYPVIWNGENQMTGDSIHLISDLKTEKLDSLKVIKNAFIVSSDTIGKTGYNQAKGIDLYGKFIENSLDEVDLIGNTEVVYWMYNDDQELIGINKTICSKINITFNENDVEDLTFYVDPDGAIFPEKDLEEELRILKGMVWRGDERIMTKEDIFDEDDNNIKLVVIQGIENPIDIDAEEEQRSKNSSDPVNNLPTNTTVPKKKAVTSKNSTSKAAIKKSN